The following coding sequences lie in one Caproicibacterium argilliputei genomic window:
- a CDS encoding DDE-type integrase/transposase/recombinase, giving the protein MRRMGMFPEPKPKKKYQPKPYEQMTHPGERIQIDVKVIPRRCIADPELRLFQYTAIDEYSRLHFLAAYPEQSTYSSADFLQKAVRWFKRRGIHVECVQTDNGFEFTNRFSPSKKTC; this is encoded by the coding sequence ATGCGGCGAATGGGAATGTTCCCCGAACCCAAACCGAAGAAAAAGTATCAGCCAAAGCCATATGAACAGATGACACATCCCGGAGAACGCATCCAGATTGACGTAAAGGTCATTCCTCGGCGCTGTATTGCCGACCCGGAGCTTCGTCTGTTTCAGTATACAGCGATTGATGAGTATTCGCGTCTGCATTTTCTTGCGGCCTACCCAGAGCAAAGTACCTATTCTTCTGCTGATTTCCTTCAGAAAGCGGTTCGATGGTTTAAACGCCGCGGCATACATGTGGAATGCGTACAGACCGACAATGGCTTTGAATTTACCAATCGCTTTTCCCCATCTAAAAAAACCTGCTGA